In Saimiri boliviensis isolate mSaiBol1 chromosome 13, mSaiBol1.pri, whole genome shotgun sequence, the genomic window ATATGTTTGAGCTTACGGATATTCCCAAAAAAAAAGCTTCCAGTTACTTAGAGCTTCCATCTTTTGGGGGATtccataataaattatataataaaccAGGATTTTTTTAACAAAGAGCAAATATAAATTTGCTAAATTAAAGCTTCAAGTGCTTTTTGAAACACTTGGAAACCAGTAACTAggtttgtacatattttaattacaatgttttcttttttacttaaaagtttgaagctaggcgcagtggctcacgcttgcaatcttagcactttgggaagccgaggcaagtggactgcctgagctcaggagttcaagaccagcctgagcaatacagtgaacccctatctctactaaaatataaaaaaattagctgggcatggcggcatgcacctgtactcccagctactcaggaggctgaggcagaattgcttaaacccaggaggtggaggttgcagtgggctgagatcacaccactgcactccagcccaggtgacagagtgagactccactgctaaaaaaaaaaaaaagtttgaaaaccaaaTCATCCTTAAATGTAAAAGGCTACATTCTCCTATCAACacaaacacaacatatcaaattcaaatattttgctggCATCTAAAAACGAGATGCGCATGGACCTAAGTTCTTACTACACAAATCATTTTACAGTGACTCACCATGCGTAAGCtttcaaagtcattttctttAGAATGCCaggctttgtttaaaaaaatttctaaatctgTTCATCATAATTACAACCTTAGAAAATCAGAAAAGGTTTCATACCTGATTCCCCTTGTCATTTTTTACAATGACACTAAGCTACCTTTGTCAGCACcagcttaaacacacacacacacacacacacacacacacacacacaaattactgAAAGTCAGCTGTTTAGAAATGATACTGCATTTCCTCATTGAGGCAATGTTGTAAATGGTAGTAAAAATCCCATAAGACCTACTTAACTCCTAATGcaactgatgtgtgtgtggtaCTTAATAAGTCCTCCAATTCCTCCTTCATTCCTGGAAAATGTTTCAGCACATTTTAAACATCTTGTACTGCAAAAATTTGGTCAGCTGATTTTGCATGAACATTCTCGGAGAGAAACAAGAGTTGACTCACCGCACACTATTACAAAAGCCTCTTAACGGCTCTCCCAATCTCCAGTCTCTCCCTCTGAGATCCTATCCTCCACCGTGCTGCCGGTTTTCTTAACAGAAAATGAGATTAGGTCACACCCCTACTTAAAACCTCCACTGCCCAAAGAATTTCCTACAGGGTAAAGTCCAAACACCTTAGCTCCGCATAGAAAACTTCCCAAATGGTACCCACCTACCTTAGTTTGATCCTCCGTCCCTCCCTTTTATAGTCTGCATGAAGTCGCAttgacattttcatcattttctaaCGTCATGTTCGTTCATACGCGCCCCTCATACTCTTGAAAAAACTTTCTTCTGCTTAGAATATATTCCTACTATTCTACTTGAAAAACCACCAATGTAGCCCAGTTCAAATATCATTTTCTCTATAAATCCTTCCCCAACATCTCTCTGATGCACTTGGCATATTTGGTCACCTTCTGCCCCTCTACAAGCAATTGCGTGGTGTTTATAGTAGTTCCATAAACGTTGGCTACATTTCGAAGAGGCATACACATGCCGAAGTTAAGGAGCTGGCCAAAACCACACTTAAAGACCATCAGGATATTCCATTCATCCATATGCAGGTCGGTAATGACTGACAGTtatactaacatttaaaaatagtcttatttacatttacaaacacacacaaaaaaatctgagATTAATGAAACTCCGGATGTATAGTCATCTCCACCTTAAACATTGGTGAATGTTAACCATCTAGAATACCACCGGAAAAGTAGTTTTAACCAGAAGAAATTTGGCAACTTCccattcaaaacattttcagaGTTCAACATTTCCACACTGGGGCAAATTTACTTCATTTCAAATGAAGCAGccaaagataaggaaaaaaagtaattagTTTTCTGAAGGTCAACAGTCCTGTGATGAAGTCTTCTATTATCACCTTTGAATAACTCTCAATGATTTAGTAAAAGCTCCTATTTCCATCATCTTCTGTCGCTGATAGAGAAAATACAGCCATATAAACAATTATCTCATacaaatccaaaataaataaagaacttgTTTCCAGAAAGACGCCAGCGTGCTGACAATTTGCTTCCACTAGGTTTGGGTACCTCCAATACAAATATCTTACATAGTCAAGGGCAGTTTCACAATTCAAAAACGACTTCACACAAATGATTGAATTCCTACAATAATCCTGTGAGTCCAACAGAGCAGGGATTATCTGTCCGGATTTAAGACAGACTGAACCGaataaaaacacagatttttaaaaaccggTTTGGCTATCGAAATGCAGCACGTTGTTTACAAAATAAAGTATTCTTACTACAAAAATGACCCAAGATTAATGAGCgttccccacctccccccacctttATTCCACCACTAAATTTAGCTGTGTGGACCCAAGGatagcattaactcaaaatctCAAATTATAACCTGCAGCAAAAGTTCCCTCTCACAGGCTCTTTCCAAGCGACATTAACTCCAGGAGCAGGAGCCAGCTCCCTCCCTGCAGGCGTTTGGAGACTGAACGCCCGCGGGCGCGCCCAGCTTACAGGGCTCTGGCCCGCCGAGGTCAGCGCCCGCCCCAGCGCGGGCGTCGGGGCGTCTGGGGGACCCGGCTCGGCGCGAGGCGGCGGGGGATAGGAGGACGCCCGGAACCGCTCCACCAAGCAGGACACGGAGGAAGCGGCGCCGGGCAGCGGACCCGGGCCAAGAAGGGCTTGGGGCGCCAGACCCCGAGCCGAGGGTGCGACCCCGGTCCGCACACACCTGGGCGGCCGCGGCCCCCGACCTCGGGTCCGATCGCCAGGTCGGGCCCCTCCGCTCCCAGGCACCACAGGTTCACTCCCAGCGCCCCGTCCCGAGGAAGCAGCCGTCCCAACGGACCGGGGGGATGGACACCCACCTGGCCGCGCCCCACCGAGGACTGGGCCCACCAGGCCAAGCAACAGCAACCACCGGACGCGGAGGGCCCCAGAGGGTGAGCGGGCGCCAGACCCCATCTCGGCCGATTCCGCAGGTTCCTCTCAGCACTCGGTAGCCTCCGCCTCCGCCACTTCCATCATTTTCCAACCGTGCCGGGGCCCCAAGGCCGGCCGGGAAGCGCGCGCACGCGCCCGGGGACGAGCACGCGCGCGGCATTGACGCAACTCAGCCCTCGGTCCGAGCTCGCCCCCGACATCGCCTCGCTGCGCTGACGTAGGGAAAAATCCAGTCCCCGACGCAAGAATAGATTTCTAAACCGGCCGCGGCCACCCGCACTAGTCGGCCCGCCAGTCATATCCGCCCCGCCCCTTCGGCTCCCGGGCACGCCCACCATGGGGGTCAACGGATCCAATTGGAGGACGCATTCGGCGCAAAAGAAGGAGGAGCGTGAAACCCTGCGGAGAAATCGAGAAGCAGAAGTGGAGGGCGGTGCAGCCCCGCCCATCAGCTCGGCTTTTTCTGTTGGTTGGCGGAGGTGGGCGGAGCGCCGAGTTGCACGTCCATTGGCTGTTTGGCGGGGCTACGCAGGCCGGGCTATACGGAAAGGCCTGACCACGCAGTGCTTGGGTCTGTGCTGCCCGCCTGGGGTTGTTGTGGTCGTGGCCGGGTCTCCGCTCCAGGGCCCGGGAAAATGGTGCTGGGTGGTTGCCCGGTGAGTTACTTACTTCTGTGCGGCCAGGCAGCTTTGCTGCTGGGGAATTTACTTCTCCTACATTGTGTGTCTCGGAGCCACTCGCAAAATGCGACCGCCGAGCCTGAGCTCACATCCGCTGGCGCCGCCCACCCGGAGGGCCCCGCGGGTGCTGCGAGCTGGGAATATGGCGACCCCCAGTCTCCGGTCATCCTCTGCTCATACCTGTAAGTGGTCTAGGCGGGTGGAAGTGGAGGGTGTGCCAGAGATATATAGGTATTGGGGGAACGTGGGGCGGAGGGGAGGCTGCGTTTTTTCAGACCCTGCCCCGCGGGAGGCAAATATCGTGACCCAGGTTCACTACCCATGCAGGGAAAACTGTTGCGTGTCAGTGGCAGAGCCTTTGGCATCCCTAAAGAGGAGAACTGGGAAGGAGTAACATATAGCCTCTGGAAGAAGGGCGTGAGGTTGTGCTTTCTCTGCCCTGCGCCCTTTAGTCCAAGAAGAGTATTGGTTGAATCAGTGCCAGTACTGAATAAAGCATAAATGAAGTAAATGACTTTTCTTTGCCTACAAGgcattttttaaagctatcaATATCCGTACCGTTGCAGAACCACGCCATTTTTTAACCTCTCTTCTTGATCAAACAAGAAAAggcatttgagaaatgcaaagaGGACTGAGAATCCTTTGGATTAAATTTTGCCCCCAAAATTTTGTGGCTGGTTGCCTACTTAAGAGATGAAACCATGTCAGAAGTACAATCCTTATAAAAATAGGACCAGAAACACCTCCCTTCTCCAACAAAAGGTTCATTTGGGTGGCTGTCCATTTGACCTGCTGTGCTTCAGTTTAATTGGCTTGGAAAGGGATCAGCAGAGTGAAACTGAACCCTAGAAAATTTGGTGAAGAaatgtcttttgcctattttgatTATGTGCATGCAAACAGCGATTTGCAAATACcgtatgatgatgatgatcatgatgtTACTGGTGAATTACAGACCTGATGAATTTATAGAATGTGAAGACCCAGTGGATCATGTTGGAAATGCAACTGCATCCCAGGAACTTGGTTATGGTTGTCTCAAGGTGAGTTTTTGTTTGGTTGAAAGAGCAAACCCTTCCATAAAGAAATAGTAATGTCTAAATGCTGTTACATGAAAGTATAAGAGGTACAAAGCTTTTTGAAGAATTTCGTCAGAAAGACTGTTACTGGAAATTTCCAGCATGGCCAAGGTCAGTGACTGAACAAGACATTCGGTTTCCTCATGAAGGAGCACTCTCAGTGCCAGAACCACCCAGGTGCAAAGACCAACCTGTCTTTGGTTCCTTTGGCCATTGACAGATTTTGAAACTAAAATGTCACTCCTGGCTCCCCTTTAAGGCATGCACCTTTCctgaaagagcaaaagaaaatctATGCACTTTCCAACACTGATGATGGATTGGGCAGTATCTTTGTTACACATGCATCTGGGGCAGAGCTTCTCTTGCCAGTGACATTTCTCTTCTCCAGTCAAGCAGGTTCCACCATGTCCTTAGGAGATAGATGGGGTCTATCAGTATGTCTTTGTAGGACGTTAAAGCATTCCAGAGGAAACCGTTGTTTAACAGTGGCTTCTTGGAATGGAAAAAAAGCTGTTAAGTTCCATTAATAACATCCCTAAAGCTGGGTGTACATTCCTAATcaatctctaagaaaaataatgaagcttATGTATCTTCTCCCCACCATGGACTCACCATCCTATTGTGCTTCATAATGCAAGTCAGAAGTCAGTCAGGTGTTGAGAGGATGATGGGAAAGCAATTTTTGTACTAACTCAGACacaggggccgggcacagtggctcatcgctgtaatcccagcacattgggaggctgaggcaggcggatcaccaggtcaggagatcgaggccatcctggccaacatggtgaaaccccgcctctactaaaaatacaaaaacaaaaaaaaaattcgctgAGTGTGGTAgcctgtgcctataatcccagctacttgggaggctgaggcaggagaatcacttgaacccaagaggcaaaggtcgcagtgagccaagatcacagcactgtgctctagcctagcgacagagcgagagtctgtctcaaaaaaaaaaaaaaaaattcagacacaGAGGAATAAACCTGACAGTAATAAGACTAAAAAGGTAACTCTTACTGAAAACATATATAGAGAAATATTTAAGACAGTGAAATTTTAACTCTGTTGATAATTATTGATAAAAGTTTGAGTTAATATTGTATAGAAATCACTTTTGCCcgttttaattaaaaattgagtTTATCCTGTAAGCACTCTTATTTCCTATCCTTTCACTTTGAGGAACTCACTGATGAACATAGTAATAAGCACTAATATAAGGTACTAGTAAAAAATGAGTATCTGTGATTTCTTGGCTAGAATTCAGTCAAGCAATGGCAAGAGGGTAAGAGGTCCAGTTCCGAAATTTTTGGCTGGATTTAAACTTACAGATGTCCCACAGATATCAGATAATACACATTTATGACCTAAATAGAGTCCTGAGTCAGATAATCTCCTGagttttttcctaattctatTCATTTATAATAGATATAAAAGAGACCTCTAATAAGCAGTGACTTTTTAAATACCCACTACCAAATGCTCAGTTATATGCTCTTTTTCCTGTAAATATGAGCTAAGTAAAGCATTGTGTGAATCTCTTCTAAGTGGCCTTTAATGACATTGAGAgtgtttggggtttttgttttttttttttttaactgtattatTGAAAAAGCCAGTCATGAAGAGAAAAGCAGgagtttatttaaaacaatgtacATTTAATATGGACTTATCTAAAATCACATGAAGTATGTCACTAAATTCCTTGCCCTTGAGCACAGCTGTACATCAACCTTGTTGGAATAATTGTAGTCCTGAGGCAGCTTTTATTAGTGAACATAAAGATATATgtttgtggccaggcacggtggctcgtgcctgtaatcccagcactttgggaggctgaggcaggcagatcacgaggtcaggaaatcgagaccatcctagccaacatggtgaaaccccatctctaccaaaaatacaaaaattatttgggcgaGGTGGTAtgcgcctgaagtcccagctacttgagaggctgaggcaggagaatcccttgaactggggagacagaggttgcagtgagccgagatctcaccactgcactccagcctgggcaacagagggagactcatttaaaaaaaaaaaaaaaaaacgtatttgTGTCAGTTGCTCTGGTGAGTTGATTTTGGTCTTGGTTGTTATTCCACAGTTCGGCGGTCAGGCCTACAGCGATGTGGAACACACTTCGGTCCAGTGCCACGCCCTAGATGGAATCGAGTGTGCCAGTCCTAGGACCTTCCTACGAGAAAATAAACCTTGTATAAAGTAAGCGTGACTTTAAATGGTGTAGTTGGTACTTGGTTGGAGGTAGAgccattttccttgtctttttttttttttttaagagacaggatcttactctgttgcccaggctggggtgcagtggtgcagtcacggcttactgcagcctggccctcctgggctgaagcagtcctcctgcctcagcctcctgagtatctgagacaacaggcacatgccactgtgctcagctcattgttattttttggtatgactattttttttttttttttttttttttttgagacggagtttcgctcttgttacccaggctggagtgcaatggcgcgatctcggctcaccgcaacctccgccccttgggttcaggcaattctcctgcctcagcctcctgagtagctgggactacaggcacgtgccaccatgcccagctaatttttttgtatttttggtagagacggggtttcaccatgttgaccaggatggtcttgatctcttcacctcgtgatccacccgcctcggcctcccaaagtgctgagattacaggcttgagccaccgcgcccggctggtatGACTATTTTTAAGCACCGAAGAGGGACTGTGACTACCATTGTGCATAATTCATTGACAGAAGCAGTATGTTTATGATAGAGAGGACTCTggccttgagcccagaaggtaagTGCTAACTGTCTCTTTCTCTAACTAGCTAAGTGCCTTTGAGCACTCAGTTTATCCCTCATCTACAAAATTTGGGCCATATGATCTAGCCCCAAAATTCCAACAATAGGGATAAATCTTGTGCAAATTACCTTAGTATTTCAGGAAGAaaggttttattataaaaagtgtGGGCTCCACACTCTGAAAATCAGTTTATCTTAAAGGTAAAGGATCAAGGTCATTTCTGTAAATTCTGCTTGAAGACACAGAATTGCCTTATACAGTTTGCTAACTGAAAGAGTCTATGGCTATAATGAGTAATTAATTAGAGTAACTGCAGCTATGTCAGCACAGTGTATAAAGGCAGAGCCTTATGAAGAAGTCCTTGCTTTTAGCTGCCACAAAACAACAGGAAAGAGTATATGAAGATCCAGTGTTCATATAAGGACAGGGCTTCTTTAGAGAACTACACGCAGGAAGCCAGCTGAGTCTCAGGAAAAGACCCTCTGCAGAGCAGGATGGGAGCCCAGACTCCTCCTCCTACCGTGGTGCCAGTTGTGTAAATGTGCTTGATGACTCCTTGTCCAGTCCAACTCTTAAGTTTGTATTTGTTCTTAGGGATCTCCGTATCTTAGCAAGTATTctattgagaccctctacaaacTAGAGATTCttaaaagagagtaaaataaGGGTGAAGAgggtatattataaaaatatatatatatttttagagatggggtcttttctgttgc contains:
- the TM2D2 gene encoding TM2 domain-containing protein 2, whose protein sequence is MVLGGCPVSYLLLCGQAALLLGNLLLLHCVSRSHSQNATAEPELTSAGAAHPEGPAGAASWEYGDPQSPVILCSYLPDEFIECEDPVDHVGNATASQELGYGCLKFGGQAYSDVEHTSVQCHALDGIECASPRTFLRENKPCIKYTGHYFITTLLYSFFLGCFGVDRFCLGHTGTAVGKLLTLGGLGIWWFVDLILLITGGLMPSDGSNWCTVY